In one window of Plasmodium brasilianum strain Bolivian I chromosome Unknown PB_00_21, whole genome shotgun sequence DNA:
- a CDS encoding fam-l protein, producing MYILQRTIKIIVLIKIVVFIFLTRICHINSDVRPISKSMNEHFELDRKSETRNYRLLAKYKQDKYSNVLGLKEEMTNNEMNKKKDISNNMEGYTEKKKHSNGSPSEFKGNCKSYMKKNNCMFETKNYSHFEKKIFKEMDFMDFLKNNKIISNKLYKKIIRKKCVLLFVLPLLMFFLLSLLPIVDLSWGLVDGKGLWDAIGFSNALKEWGKNGRWLNAVYKSLKEAEGFWRSIGETSENISELHVLLRLFRILTYGLPFLILGITLISRVVYYHKKVKKYERIKFRQR from the exons atgtatatctTGCAACGAACAATTAAGATAATAGtacttattaaaattgttgtGTTTATCTTTTTAACAAGGATCTGTCATATTAACAGTGATGTa aGGCCGATTAGCAAGTCTATGAATGAGCACTTCGAACTTGATAGAAAATCAGAAACCAGAAATTATCGATtactagcaaaatataaacaggataaatattcaaatgtCTTAGGTTTAAAAGAGGAAATGACAAATAatgaaatgaataaaaaaaaagatatatctaataatatGGAAGGGTAtactgaaaaaaagaaacattcAAATGGGAGTCCATCAGAATTTAAAGGAAACTGTAAatcatatatgaaaaaaaacaattgtatgtttgaaacaaaaaattattcccactttgaaaaaaaaatattcaaagaaatGGATTTTAtggattttcttaaaaacaaCAAGATAATTAGTAATAAgttgtacaaaaaaataatacgtaaaaaatgCGTACTACTATTTGTTTTACCTTTATTAATGTTCTTTTTGTTATCATTACTGCCCATAGTAGATTTATCGTGGGGTTTGGTAGATGGAAAAGGGTTGTGGGATGCAATAGGATTTTCGAACGCTTTGAAAGAATGGGGAAAAAATGGTAGGTGGTTGAATGCAGTATATAAGTCGCTGAAAGAAGCAGAAGGTTTTTGGAGATCCATTGGAGAAACGTCTGAAAATATTAGTGAATTGCATGTATTATTAAGATTATTTAGAATCCTAACATATGGCTTACCGTTTTTAATATTAGGTATAACACTTATATCAAGGGTtgtttattatcataaaaaagttaaaaaatatgaaagaatAAAGTTCAGacaaagataa